From Chloroflexota bacterium, the proteins below share one genomic window:
- a CDS encoding TIGR01906 family membrane protein — protein sequence MPRWLPNLLGLILVIGIPPFLILMNVFGILTPNWIAFQYSRPDFPPAFTFDAKSRLFNASESLEYVAGNRTHEQFKALGVYDEREIKHMVDVRVVIANVRVFWVADLLLLVAALVILGRAKATRALAASGLRDGAILTIALFIGLGAFAAVGFNQFFILFHKVFFEGDTWLFNVTDSLIQFYPLPFWIATTMTLVGVTVVEAVVIGAMGWWWGKKMSQ from the coding sequence ATGCCTCGCTGGCTACCCAATTTACTCGGATTGATTCTCGTCATCGGCATTCCGCCGTTCCTCATCTTGATGAACGTGTTCGGCATCTTGACGCCGAATTGGATCGCGTTCCAGTACAGCCGACCGGACTTTCCGCCCGCGTTCACGTTCGACGCGAAATCGCGGCTGTTCAACGCGAGCGAATCGCTCGAATACGTCGCGGGCAATCGCACACACGAACAGTTCAAGGCGCTCGGCGTGTACGACGAGCGCGAGATCAAACACATGGTGGACGTGCGCGTCGTCATCGCGAACGTGCGTGTGTTCTGGGTTGCAGATTTGCTCTTGCTCGTCGCCGCGCTCGTCATCCTGGGTCGCGCCAAGGCGACCCGCGCGCTCGCGGCGAGCGGCTTGCGGGATGGCGCGATTCTCACCATCGCGTTGTTCATCGGGCTAGGCGCGTTCGCCGCAGTCGGCTTTAACCAATTCTTTATCCTCTTTCACAAAGTTTTCTTCGAGGGCGACACCTGGTTGTTCAACGTGACCGACTCGCTCATCCAGTTTTATCCGCTCCCGTTTTGGATCGCGACGACGATGACGCTGGTTGGCGTAACCGTCGTGGAAGCGGTGGTGATTGGCGCGATGGGCTGGTGGTGGGGAAAGAAAATGAGCCAATGA
- a CDS encoding fused MFS/spermidine synthase, which yields MKNWFLLLTVFLGGIATMGIEMAASRLLRPFFGDSMLMWANVIGLILIYLTLGYYLGGKWADRDPRAATLYRIIAWAGLATGVLPFIARPFLQLAIPALETFDAGLGFVSFVGTLALFIVPITMLGCVSPFAIRLSTREVSSSGSTAGQLYALSTFGSILGVFGTVFVLFGALGTRGTFVAFSLALLAVAIIGIAREFGARRAVKYLAFPTLVIALALFGSSGVIKASANVIYETESFFNFIQVVDDPNGWRLLTVNEGQAYQSAYRPDTILTQGIWDLFLAAPYFSSPDAPRNVLMIGLAAGTVARQYTATFGGAIPIDGVELDPAIIAVGQKYFAMNEPNLNAIADDGRNYLRRAGEYDVIAIDAYRQPYIPFHLTTVEFFRETRAHLSPRGVVAVNAARTRTDFRLVDALAATMRQVFPTVYQIDHPNDSNTLIVATNQPTRLDDFRANAARLRDPNLQTVAALALSRVRVATQTDPVFTDDHAPVENLINDIILRYALGE from the coding sequence ATGAAAAACTGGTTTTTGTTATTGACCGTGTTTCTCGGTGGCATCGCGACGATGGGCATCGAGATGGCGGCGTCGCGTCTGCTGCGTCCGTTCTTTGGCGATTCGATGTTGATGTGGGCGAACGTCATCGGCTTGATTTTGATCTATCTCACGCTCGGTTATTACTTGGGCGGCAAGTGGGCGGACCGCGATCCGCGCGCGGCGACGCTCTATCGCATTATCGCGTGGGCGGGTTTGGCGACCGGCGTTCTGCCATTCATCGCGCGACCGTTTTTGCAACTCGCGATTCCCGCGCTCGAAACATTCGACGCGGGGCTGGGATTCGTCTCGTTCGTCGGTACGCTCGCACTCTTTATCGTGCCGATTACCATGCTCGGTTGCGTATCGCCGTTCGCGATTCGTCTGAGCACGCGCGAGGTGTCGTCGTCCGGTTCGACCGCCGGACAATTGTACGCGCTCTCGACATTCGGAAGCATCTTGGGTGTGTTCGGCACCGTGTTCGTATTGTTCGGCGCACTCGGCACGCGCGGCACGTTCGTCGCGTTCTCGCTCGCGTTGCTCGCCGTCGCGATCATCGGCATCGCGCGCGAGTTTGGCGCGCGACGCGCGGTAAAGTACCTGGCGTTCCCCACGCTCGTCATCGCGCTCGCGCTGTTCGGTTCGAGCGGCGTCATCAAAGCGAGCGCGAACGTGATCTACGAAACCGAATCGTTCTTCAATTTTATCCAAGTCGTGGACGATCCAAACGGCTGGCGCTTGCTGACCGTGAACGAAGGACAGGCGTACCAGTCCGCGTATCGTCCTGATACTATATTGACGCAAGGAATTTGGGATTTGTTCCTTGCCGCGCCGTACTTTTCGTCGCCCGATGCGCCGCGCAACGTGTTGATGATCGGACTTGCCGCGGGCACGGTTGCGCGGCAATACACCGCGACCTTCGGTGGCGCGATTCCGATTGACGGCGTTGAACTCGATCCCGCGATCATCGCGGTCGGGCAAAAGTATTTCGCGATGAACGAACCGAACTTGAACGCGATTGCGGACGATGGGCGCAACTATTTGCGCCGCGCTGGCGAGTACGATGTCATCGCGATTGACGCGTATCGCCAACCGTACATTCCGTTTCATCTCACGACCGTCGAGTTTTTCCGCGAGACGCGCGCGCACCTCTCGCCGCGCGGCGTCGTTGCGGTGAATGCCGCGCGGACGCGCACCGATTTTCGGCTCGTGGACGCGCTCGCCGCGACGATGCGCCAGGTGTTTCCGACCGTGTACCAAATTGACCACCCAAACGACTCGAACACGCTCATCGTCGCGACGAATCAACCGACGCGCCTCGACGATTTCCGCGCGAACGCCGCGCGCCTGCGCGATCCGAATCTGCAAACCGTCGCCGCGCTCGCACTGTCGCGTGTCCGCGTCGCGACGCAAACCGATCCAGTATTCACCGACGATCACGCGCCGGTCGAAAACCTGATCAACGATATTATTTTGCGATACGCTTTGGGAGAATGA
- a CDS encoding Uma2 family endonuclease, protein MASATPPRVKTRITYEEYRALPENGNRLQVVNGELIMTAAPFIGHQRVSGNLQFILESHVRANKWGRVLAAPVEVYLSEDNFLQPDLVCVSHARHEIITEKNIVGAPDLIVEILSPSTARTDRVTKAKIYARYRVLHYWIVDPVALTLEAFEWADGAYRLVAAVAEDETFQPALFPGLTIALTEVWQ, encoded by the coding sequence GTGGCTAGCGCAACTCCGCCGCGCGTCAAGACGCGCATCACGTACGAAGAATATCGCGCGTTACCGGAAAATGGCAATCGCTTGCAAGTCGTCAACGGAGAATTGATTATGACTGCCGCGCCGTTCATTGGACATCAACGCGTATCAGGTAACCTGCAGTTTATTTTAGAATCGCATGTTCGCGCGAACAAATGGGGACGCGTGCTTGCCGCGCCGGTTGAGGTTTATCTCAGCGAGGATAATTTCCTGCAACCGGATTTGGTATGCGTGTCGCACGCGCGGCACGAGATCATTACCGAGAAAAATATAGTCGGCGCGCCGGACTTGATCGTCGAGATTCTTTCGCCAAGCACGGCGCGCACCGATCGGGTGACGAAGGCAAAAATCTACGCGCGTTACCGTGTGTTGCACTATTGGATCGTAGACCCGGTCGCGTTGACGCTCGAAGCGTTCGAGTGGGCGGATGGCGCGTATCGTCTCGTCGCCGCGGTGGCGGAAGACGAGACGTTTCAGCCCGCGCTGTTTCCCGGTCTCACGATTGCGTTGACCGAAGTTTGGCAGTAA
- a CDS encoding ABC transporter ATP-binding protein, with the protein MQPLIETTNLTKQFETLTAVDGVTLSVAEGQVLALLGPNGAGKTTTVRMLSSIIKPTAGFARIAGYDVVQDAIQVRHLVGHLTEFPGLYLRMRALDYLDFFGELQGMPRAARRERAEELLQRFGLWDARERRLGNYSKGMRQKVALIRAMLHQPRVLFLDEPTSAMDPQSAKQVRDAIADVRRDGHTVILCTHNLHEAESLADYIAVIRRGKLIAFGSPEQLKLDLLGAPVWQVRLAQPIAQWPSLNSVLHVEESDAVMLRYRTTQPDIANPLVLSQLHALGASVMMLSEEPRSLEEVYLKLVQ; encoded by the coding sequence GTGCAACCCCTCATTGAAACGACGAACCTCACCAAACAGTTTGAAACTCTCACGGCGGTAGACGGCGTCACGTTGTCCGTTGCAGAAGGACAAGTGCTGGCATTGCTCGGACCGAACGGCGCGGGCAAAACCACCACCGTCCGAATGCTCTCCTCGATCATCAAACCGACTGCCGGTTTCGCGCGCATCGCGGGGTACGATGTGGTGCAGGACGCGATCCAGGTGCGTCATCTCGTCGGACATCTCACCGAATTTCCCGGTTTGTACTTGCGAATGCGCGCGCTCGATTATCTCGATTTCTTTGGCGAACTTCAAGGCATGCCGCGCGCGGCGCGCCGCGAACGCGCGGAAGAATTGTTGCAACGCTTTGGCTTGTGGGATGCACGCGAACGCCGTTTGGGAAATTACTCGAAAGGGATGCGGCAAAAGGTCGCGTTGATTCGCGCGATGTTACACCAGCCGCGCGTCTTGTTTCTCGACGAGCCAACCTCGGCGATGGACCCGCAGAGCGCCAAGCAGGTGCGCGACGCGATTGCGGACGTGCGTCGCGATGGACACACAGTCATTTTGTGCACGCACAATTTGCACGAAGCGGAATCGCTCGCCGATTACATCGCGGTAATTCGACGCGGCAAGTTGATCGCGTTTGGTTCGCCGGAACAACTCAAGCTCGATTTGCTCGGCGCGCCAGTGTGGCAGGTGCGGCTCGCGCAACCGATCGCGCAATGGCCCTCGCTCAACAGTGTGTTGCACGTCGAAGAATCGGACGCGGTGATGTTGCGTTATCGCACGACCCAGCCCGACATTGCGAACCCACTGGTGTTGAGCCAACTGCACGCGCTTGGCGCAAGCGTGATGATGCTCAGTGAAGAGCCGCGTAGTCTGGAAGAAGTGTATCTCAAGTTAGTTCAATAG
- a CDS encoding stage II sporulation protein M: MNDALIIARREIRDSLRDWRIVFPIVILTLIFPWIMNASTRLAINFVEEYSATIIPMRLIPFAVMIVGFFPISFSLIIALESFVGEKERNSLEPLLGTPVTDTALYLGKLISSTVLPVAASCLGMGVYLVGLYSSMQYVPEWVVLIQIVLMTTMEALVMVAGAVVVSSHTTSVRAANLLASFIIIPMAFLLQGETAFLFWGQYDVLWFIILALAVALLLLIRTGTRTFNREEILAREIDELNLGAAWRMFVRFFVGEKFSLACVYRDDVPRLLRANTLPIVMTTLVILGGMAGGWWFSSQYPLPSSWAKELKIDSATFQTQLNSPGVSFLPHIDTLSIFFNNVRALGVAAFLALFSFGTLALILLLIPMGIIGFFAAQASALGTDPLTFLVAFILPHGIIELPTAIIATAFALRLGASIIAPPPGVSVGENVIHALADLVKMFLFVIVPLLLIAAWVEATITPQVVLWFYGR, from the coding sequence ATGAATGACGCATTAATTATCGCTCGCCGCGAAATTCGCGATTCACTGCGCGATTGGCGGATCGTGTTTCCCATCGTGATTCTCACGTTGATCTTTCCGTGGATCATGAACGCGTCGACGCGCCTTGCGATCAATTTCGTCGAGGAATACAGCGCGACGATCATTCCGATGCGCTTGATTCCGTTCGCGGTGATGATCGTCGGTTTCTTTCCGATTTCGTTTTCGCTCATCATCGCGCTCGAATCCTTCGTCGGCGAAAAAGAGCGCAACAGTCTGGAACCGCTGCTCGGCACGCCGGTCACGGACACCGCGTTGTATCTCGGCAAACTGATTTCGTCCACCGTTCTCCCGGTCGCGGCGAGTTGTCTGGGGATGGGCGTCTATCTCGTCGGCTTGTATTCTTCGATGCAGTACGTGCCCGAGTGGGTCGTACTGATTCAGATCGTGCTGATGACGACGATGGAGGCGCTCGTGATGGTCGCCGGCGCGGTCGTCGTCTCGTCCCACACGACGAGCGTGCGCGCGGCGAATTTGCTCGCGTCGTTCATCATCATCCCGATGGCGTTTCTCCTGCAAGGCGAAACCGCGTTCTTGTTCTGGGGGCAGTACGACGTATTGTGGTTCATCATTCTCGCGCTCGCCGTCGCGTTGTTGTTGTTGATTCGCACGGGCACGCGTACGTTCAATCGCGAGGAAATTCTCGCGCGCGAGATTGACGAATTGAACCTGGGCGCGGCATGGCGCATGTTCGTCCGGTTTTTTGTCGGCGAGAAATTCTCACTCGCGTGCGTGTATCGCGACGATGTGCCGCGCTTGTTGCGCGCGAACACGCTGCCGATTGTGATGACGACGCTCGTGATTCTGGGTGGCATGGCGGGCGGGTGGTGGTTCTCGTCGCAATATCCGTTGCCATCGTCATGGGCAAAGGAACTCAAGATTGACTCTGCCACTTTTCAGACGCAGTTGAATTCGCCGGGAGTCAGTTTTTTGCCGCACATTGATACGCTGAGTATTTTCTTCAACAACGTGCGCGCGCTCGGTGTGGCGGCGTTCCTCGCGTTGTTTTCGTTCGGCACGCTCGCGCTGATTCTGTTGTTGATTCCGATGGGCATCATTGGATTTTTCGCGGCGCAAGCGTCGGCGTTGGGCACGGACCCGCTGACATTTCTCGTCGCCTTCATCCTGCCGCACGGCATCATCGAGTTGCCCACCGCGATCATCGCGACGGCGTTCGCGTTGCGGCTCGGCGCGTCCATCATCGCACCGCCGCCGGGTGTGTCGGTTGGCGAGAATGTGATTCACGCGCTCGCCGATCTCGTCAAAATGTTCTTGTTCGTGATTGTGCCCTTGCTCTTGATCGCGGCGTGGGTTGAGGCGACGATCACGCCGCAGGTCGTACTTTGGTTTTACGGGAGATAA
- a CDS encoding MBL fold metallo-hydrolase has product MAQLVLLGTGAALSDQTREHTYLVVQGEREAILVDCGGSPVQRLGKAGVPLDRIDHVVLTHHHPDHLYGLPVFLLDLWLAGRKKTLHLHGLPETIRATMAMMHAFEWERWREHGFFPVEFHRVPKRGISLLIVTPEFSVSTTPTKHLLPTLATRFTSRASGKTVVYTSDTEVCESVIEIARDATMLFHEATTVDVPTLGHSSARQAGEQAQRAGVNKLVLVHLPPNGDVDKLHKTAKSGFDGTVIVSKDFARFKF; this is encoded by the coding sequence GTGGCTCAATTGGTTTTGTTAGGTACGGGCGCCGCGCTGAGCGATCAAACGCGCGAGCATACCTACTTGGTGGTGCAGGGCGAACGCGAAGCGATTCTGGTGGATTGCGGCGGCAGTCCAGTGCAACGGCTCGGCAAAGCCGGCGTGCCGCTCGACCGGATTGATCACGTCGTTTTGACGCATCATCACCCGGATCATTTGTACGGCTTGCCGGTGTTCTTGCTCGACTTGTGGTTGGCGGGTCGCAAGAAGACGTTGCATCTTCACGGCTTGCCTGAAACGATTCGCGCGACGATGGCGATGATGCACGCGTTCGAGTGGGAACGGTGGCGCGAGCATGGCTTTTTCCCGGTCGAGTTTCATCGCGTGCCCAAACGCGGAATTAGTTTGTTGATTGTCACGCCGGAATTTTCCGTCTCGACGACGCCGACCAAGCATTTGTTGCCGACGCTCGCGACGCGTTTTACGTCGCGCGCGTCCGGCAAAACGGTTGTCTACACGAGCGACACCGAAGTGTGCGAGTCGGTCATCGAGATCGCGCGCGATGCGACGATGCTGTTTCACGAGGCGACGACGGTGGACGTGCCGACGCTCGGTCATTCGAGCGCGCGCCAAGCCGGCGAGCAGGCGCAACGCGCGGGTGTGAACAAGTTGGTGCTCGTCCATCTCCCGCCGAATGGGGATGTGGATAAGTTACACAAGACAGCAAAATCCGGTTTTGACGGCACGGTCATCGTGAGCAAGGATTTTGCGCGGTTCAAGTTCTAG